In Bombus affinis isolate iyBomAffi1 chromosome 11, iyBomAffi1.2, whole genome shotgun sequence, one genomic interval encodes:
- the LOC126922258 gene encoding retinol dehydrogenase 13-like isoform X2 yields MIELLQIQFCRLLEIHLYLFRKMFAAVSKPLYVYSAGLTIIGGGYLLRDYLSGELYENDKNLTDKVIIVTGANTGIGKEIARDLAKREAKVIMACRDMEKCENTRRDIVIESRNKYVYCRPCDLASQKSIRDFVEQFKKEHKKLHILINNAGVMRCPKMYTQEGIELQFGVNHIGHFLLTNLLLDTLKDSAPSRIVNVSSSAHKRGKIKFDDLNNDKTYEPGEAYAQSKLANILFTKELANKLKGTGVTVNAVHPGIVRTEIMRYMGIYQNFLGRLTVDTLTWLFIKTPIKGAQSVLFAALDPSLDDVTGEYFINNKVAEVSNEAKNDKVIKWL; encoded by the exons ATGATTGAATTATTACAAATTCAGTTTTGCCGTTTACTTGAGATACAC ctttatttatttagaaaaatgttTGCGGCTGTTTCAAaacctttatatgtatattcagCCGGTTTGACCATCATTGGTGGAGGTTACTTACTTAG AGATTATCTTAGTGGAGAATTATATGAGAATGATAAAAATCTAACTGACAAAGTAATTATTGTAACAGGAGCAAATACTGGAATTGGTAAAGAAATAGCTCGTGATTTAGCTAAACGAGAGGCTAAAGTTATAATGGCTTGTAGAGATAtggaaaaatgtgaaaat ACACGCCGTGACATAGTAATAGAAAGTAGGAATAAATATGTTTATTGTAGACCATGTGATCTAGCATCTCAAAAAAGTATTAGGGATTTTGTAGAGCAATTTAAGAAAG AACACAAGAAGCTTCACATTCTTATAAATAATGCAGGAGTAATGAGATGTCCTAAGATGTATACTCAAGAAGGAATTGAATTGCAATTTGGTGTGAATCATATAGGACACTTTTTACTAACAAATTTATTGTTAGACACTTTAAAAGATTCTGCACCATCGAGGATTGTAAATGTTTCAAGTAGTGCACACAAGCGTGGCAAAATTAAATTCGACGATTTGAATAATGACAAAACCTATGAGCCTGGCGAAGCATATGCACAGAGCAAATTAGCTAATATTCTATTTACGAAGGAATTGGCAAATAAATTGAAAG GAACTGGTGTTACGGTGAATGCCGTCCATCCTGGTATAGTAAGAACAGAAATAATGCGATATATGGGAATTTATCAAAACTTTTTAGGTAGATTAACCGTAGATACACTTACATGGTTATTTATTAAGACGCCTATAAAGGGAGCGCAATCTGTTTTATTTGCTGCATTAGATCCGTCTTTGGATGATGTAACTGGAGAATATTTCAT taataataaagtaGCAGAAGTTTCGAATGAAGCAAAAAATGATAAAGTTATAAAATGGCTATGA
- the LOC126922307 gene encoding retinol dehydrogenase 13-like, with product MIELLQIQFCRLLEIHLYLFRKMFAAVSKPLYVYSAGLTIIGGGYLLRDYLSGELYENDKNLTDKVIIVTGANTGIGKEIARDLAKREAKVIMACRDMEKCENTRRDIVIESRNKYVYCRPCDLASQKSIRDFVEQFKKEHKKLHILINNAGVMRCPKMYTQEGIELQFGVNHIGHFLLTNLLLDTLKDSAPSRIVNVSSSAHKRGKIKFDDLNNDKTYEPGEAYAQSKLANILFTKELANKLKAFHYFLCHIGTGVTVNAVHPGIVRTEIMRYMGIYQNFLGRLTVDTLTWLFIKTPIKGAQSVLFAALDPSLDDVTGEYFINNKVAEVSNEAKNDKVIKWL from the exons ctttatttatttagaaaaatgttTGCGGCTGTTTCAAaacctttatatgtatattcagCCGGTTTGACCATCATTGGTGGAGGTTACTTACTTAG AGATTATCTTAGTGGAGAATTATATGAGAATGATAAAAATCTAACTGACAAAGTAATTATTGTAACAGGAGCAAATACTGGAATTGGTAAAGAAATAGCTCGTGATTTAGCTAAACGAGAGGCTAAAGTTATAATGGCTTGTAGAGATAtggaaaaatgtgaaaat ACACGCCGTGACATAGTAATAGAAAGTAGGAATAAATATGTTTATTGTAGACCATGTGATCTAGCATCTCAAAAAAGTATTAGGGATTTTGTAGAGCAATTTAAGAAAG AACACAAGAAGCTTCACATTCTTATAAATAATGCAGGAGTAATGAGATGTCCTAAGATGTATACTCAAGAAGGAATTGAATTGCAATTTGGTGTGAATCATATAGGACACTTTTTACTAACAAATTTATTGTTAGACACTTTAAAAGATTCTGCACCATCGAGGATTGTAAATGTTTCAAGTAGTGCACACAAGCGTGGCAAAATTAAATTCGACGATTTGAATAATGACAAAACCTATGAGCCTGGCGAAGCATATGCACAGAGCAAATTAGCTAATATTCTATTTACGAAGGAATTGGCAAATAAATTGAAAGCTTTT CATTATTTTTTATGTCACATAGGAACTGGTGTTACGGTGAATGCCGTCCATCCTGGTATAGTAAGAACAGAAATAATGCGATATATGGGAATTTATCAAAACTTTTTAGGTAGATTAACCGTAGATACACTTACATGGTTATTTATTAAGACGCCTATAAAGGGAGCGCAATCTGTTTTATTTGCTGCATTAGATCCGTCTTTGGATGATGTAACTGGAGAATATTTCAT taataataaagtaGCAGAAGTTTCGAATGAAGCAAAAAATGATAAAGTTATAAAATGGCTATGA